A window of Nicotiana tabacum cultivar K326 chromosome 24, ASM71507v2, whole genome shotgun sequence contains these coding sequences:
- the LOC107783735 gene encoding dirigent protein 23-like has protein sequence MEKRSIVLFLCFIVMAMPMVQDVDLGPKAVEKWFTKLPHAEQKVTKFHFYFHDILRGKNPTAVQIAQSNTTAKSLTLFRFVAMMDDPLTVGPEPNSTIVGRAQGIYGSVDKKEGALLMNLNFVFTSGKLNGSILSVLGRNHVFNEYREMPIVSNSGVFRLA, from the coding sequence atggAAAAAAGGAGCATAGTTCTATTTCTTTGCTTCATTGTTATGGCCATGCCAATGGTTCAAGACGTTGACTTAGGACCCAAAGCTGTTGAAAAATGGTTCACAAAACTTCCCCATGCAGAGCAAAAGGTaaccaaatttcatttttatttccaCGACATACTCAGAGGTAAGAATCCAACTGCAGTTCAAATAGCCCAGTCCAATACAACTGCAAAATCCCTAACTTTGTTTCGGTTTGTTGCAATGATGGATGACCCATTAACAGTTGGGCCAGAGCCCAATTCAACAATAGTAGGCCGAGCCCAAGGAATATATGGTTCAGTTGATAAAAAAGAAGGTGCCCTTCTCATGAACCTCAACTTTGTGTTCACCAGTGGTAAGCTCAATGGTAGCATATTGAGTGTACTTGGCCGGAATCATGTGTTTAATGAGTATCGTGAAATGCCGATCGTCAGTAATTCTGGAGTTTTTCGGTTGGCTTAG